In Aspergillus luchuensis IFO 4308 DNA, chromosome 1, nearly complete sequence, the following are encoded in one genomic region:
- a CDS encoding Bax inhibitor-1 family protein (BUSCO:EOG09263K45;~COG:T;~EggNog:ENOG410PJKI;~InterPro:IPR006214;~PFAM:PF01027;~TransMembrane:7 (i71-91o103-122i129-152o158-176i188-208o214-234i246-266o)) produces the protein MAANTRYEPAPQRDSFEERAYPQPPPSYQATADYSQAAPRSEDDNVPDDFKFGGTVAEGTLPIRMQFIRKVYSILTAQLLLTTILSSISFFSPSYRLWIQSNFWLMMVSVFGALGFMLVTYWKRKSYPANLLFLSGFTLLEAYSISVVTSFYDARLVIQALILTLGLFVALTLFACQTKYDFTNWMPYLFGGLWFLILFGFVAVFFPANSTVELIYGGLAALIFSAYILVDTQLVMRHYHVEEEIAASISLYLDILNLFLAILRILNSQNNN, from the exons ATGGCAGCTAACACCAGATACGAGCCTGCTCCGCAGCGCGACTCCTTCGAGGAGCGCGCCTATCCTCAACCCCCGCCGTCTTATCAGGCAACGGCCGACTACTCGCAAGCAGCGCCACGCAGCGAGGACGACAATGTTCCTGATGATTTCAAG TTCGGCGGCACCGTCGCAGAGGGCACCTTGCCCATCCGCATGCAGTTCATCCGGAAGGTCTATTCCATCTT AACggcccaactcctcctcaccaccatcctcagctccatctccttcttctcccccagcTACCGCCTCTGGATCCAATCCAACTTCTGGCTCATGATGGTCTCTGTCTTCGGCGCCCTAGGCTTCATGCTCGTCACCTACTGGAAGCGCAAATCCTACCCggccaacctcctcttcctatcCGGAttcaccctcctcgaagCCTACTCCATCAGCGTCGTGACTTCCTTCTACGACGCCCGTCTCGTCATCCAagccctcatcctcaccctcggtCTCTTCGTCGCTCTCACCCTCTTCGCCTGCCAGACCAAGTACGACTTCACTAACTGGATGCCCTACCTCTTCGGTGGCCTGTGgttcttgatcttgtttGGCTTCGTGGCCGTGTTTTTCCCTGCCAATAGCACCGTCGAGCTGATTTATGGGGGCCTGGCGGCATTGATCTTCTCTGCGTATATTCTTGTTGATACGCAGTTGGTGATGAGACATTACcatgttgaggaggagattgccGCGAGCATTTCGCTGTACTTGGATATCTTGAATCTGTTTTTGGCGATTTTGAGGATTCTGAATAGTCAGAATAATAACTAG
- a CDS encoding uncharacterized protein (COG:U;~EggNog:ENOG410PJWS;~InterPro:IPR033507,IPR004342,IPR004331;~PFAM:PF03105,PF03124;~TransMembrane:10 (i488-509o529-553i574-593o599-617i629-645o660-678i690-711o723-739i751-773o793-815i);~go_component: GO:0016021 - integral component of membrane [Evidence IEA]), translated as MKFAKELEQQLVPEWRAKYLDYKTGKKKVKAISRALQKTSRSPSHPSLQQHNASAHDDQDDRPAGSDGPSPFRRSSSRLDANDPSHIPSTPIRSSGPTPRSPRSGSSRSERQPLRVPGSRFSGVIGSYGSIVPSPPLNAASSDVASLRLPDPAIDPKHNDYSSERDAEQTSVPETPSPVMSRHASTRTATKGIVQRSPATPQKDHKRNATPGPPNRRGSLLQRVLSYPDWDSPEKRGADGSSEFEKRQDEFFAFLDNELTKIESFYQMKEEEAAERLKVLRHQLHIMRDQRTQEVLGAKLARPEKEGMPKSHAFGPLGGLAGFGIRGALTGRHFGKNSKALAELGTPSAALQGQDPDHTVSRRDFIRRPEDPTNSDVSYRSAKRKLKHALQEYYRGVELLKAYAYLNRTAFRKINKKYDKTTNARPAQRYMSEKVNKSWFVQSEVTENLLSAAEDLYARYFERGNRKIAASKLRHTINKSGDYSPCTFRAGVLLMGGVLFSAQSLVYAVQNLHDRDGELKTHTSYLLQIYGGYFLVVLHFLLFCLDCMVWTRAKINYVFVFEYDTRHALDWRQLTELPSFFFFLLGLCMWLNFMSVNSMYIYWPVVLVGLTTVLLFLPVRTLYHRSRKWWAYSNWRLLLAGFYPVEFRDFFLGDMYCSQTYAMGNIELFFCLYAHYWGNPPQCNSSHSRLLGFFTCLPGIWRALQCLRRYADTRNVFPHLLNFGKYTFTILYYVTLSLYRIDKAERFQATFITFALLNAVYVSVWDLVMDWSLGNAYAKRPLLRDVLAFRQAWVYYVAMVIDVIVRFNWIFYAIFTRDMQHSALLSFFVALSEVCRRGIWTIFRVENEHCTNVLLFRASRDVPLPYQVSLPPAQVDQQADGVPLEEQQPQAHDVEHGTPSTPGMSVRNRGLSRVGSLLASAHAQDFQRKKRPGQDPGDQPLRGSEDTPDDSTDDEYHDGRASLDDDVIMEELPFHEERN; from the exons ATGAAATTCGCCAA GGAGCTGGAACAGCAACTGGTTCCAGAGTGGCGTGCcaaatatctagattataag ACCGGCAAGAAGAAAGTCAAAGCGATTTCTCGCGCTCTCCAAAAAACCTCTCGAAGCCCCAGTCACCCctctcttcaacaacacAATGCTTCCGCGCATGACGACCAAGATGACCGTCCTGCTGGTTCTGATGGTCCGTCCCCATTCCGACGCTCCAGTAGCAGACTCGATGCCAATGATCCCTCCCACATTCCTTCCACCCCTATAAGAAGCAGTGGTCCTACGCCACGCTCACCGCGCTCGGGCTCTAGCCGCAGCGAGCGTCAGCCCCTGCGTGTACCCGGCTCTAGGTTTTCAGGCGTCATTGGAAGCTACGGAAGTATCGTTCCCTCTCCACCGCTGAACGCTGCATCATCGGATGTCGCCTCCCTTCGACTGCCAGATCCCGCGATCGACCCAAAGCATAATGACTACTCGTCGGAGAGGGATGCGGAGCAGACCAGTGTACCTGAGACACCGTCGCCGGTGATGTCGCGACATGCGAGCACACGAACTGCGACCAAGGGCATAGTTCAGCGGAGTCCTGCGACGCCCCAGAAGGATCATAAGCGGAATGCAACCCCAGGCCCTCCAAACCGGAGAGGATCGTTGCTCCAGCGCGTCCTGTCCTATCCGGACTGGGATTCCCCCGAGAAGCGTGGAGCGGATGGATCATCTGAGTTCGAGAAGCGCCAGGACGagttcttcgccttcttggATAACGAGTTGACCAAGATAGAATCTTTCTATCagatgaaggaagaggaggccgcAGAACGCCTCAAGGTGCTTCGTCATCAGCTGCATATCATGCGGGACCAACGCACACAGGAAGTTCTAGGTGCCAAGTTGGCCCGgccagagaaagaaggaatgcCAAAGTCTCATGCATTCGGCCCCCTAGGTGGCCTCGCTGGCTTCGGCATACGCGGCGCTCTCACTGGACGTCATTTCGGGAAGAACTCTAAAGCCCTTGCAGAGTTGGGCACCCCTTCAGCAGCCTTACAAGGACAGGATCCCGACCATACAGTGTCGCGTCGCGATTTCATCCGTCGGCCCGAGGACCCGACCAACAGCGATGTCTCCTACCGCTCCGCTAAAAGGAAGCTGAAGCACGCGCTTCAGGAATACTACCGCGGTGTGGAGCTGCTCAAGGCGTACGCCTACCTGAACAGGACTGCCTTCCGTAAGATCAACAAGAAATATGACAAGACTACTAATGCGCGTCCTGCGCAGAGATACATGTCTGAGAAAGTCAACAAGTCGTGGTTCGTTCAAAGCGAGGTCACTGAGAATTTGCTGTCTGCTGCAGAAGACCTGTACGCTCGTTACTTCGAGCGCGGCAACCGCAAGATCGCCGCTTCAAAATTGCGCCACACTATCAATAAATCCGGCGATTATTCTCCGTGCACGTTCCGTGCCGGTGTGCTCTTGATGGGTGGTGTCCTGTTTAGTGCTCAGTCATTAGTATATGCAGTGCAGAACCTTCATGATCGGGATGGTGAACTAAAGACTCATACAAGCTACTTGCTTCAG ATATATGGGGGCTATTTCCTCGTTGTACTTCATTTCCTATTGTTTTGCCTAGACTGTATGGTCTGGACTCGGGCCAAGATCAACTACGTCTTTGTGTTTGAATATGATACCAGGCATGCATTAGATTGGCGTCAGCTTACTGAG CTGCCGtcgtttttcttctttctgctgGGCCTCTGCATGTGGCTCAATTTCATGTCAGTTAATAGCATGTATATTTATTGGCCTGTTGTCCTTGTCGGCTTGACCACGGTCCTTCTTTTCCTACCCGTGCGGACACTGTACCACCGCAGCCGCAAATGGTGGGCATATTCTAAT TGGCGTCTACTTCTGGCAGGGTTCTATCCTGTTGAATTCCGTGATTTCTTTCTGGGAGACATGTATTGCTCCCAGACATACGCCATGGGT AATATCGAGTTATTCTTTTGTCTCTATGCACATTATTGGGGCAACCCTCCCCAGTGCAATTCTTCGCATTCCAGGCTGCTTGGGTTCTTTACCTGCCTACCGGGCATCTGGAGAGCTCTGCAGTGTCTGCGACGTTACGCAGATACGAGGAACGTCTTCCCGCATTTGCTGAATTTTGGCAAATACACGTTCACCATTCTATACTATGTCACTCTGAGCTTGTACCGCATTGATAAAGCGGAACGCTTCCAGGCTACGTTCATCACCTTTGCGCTGCTCAACGCCGTGTATGTGTCGGTTTGGGACCTTGTCATGGATTGGAGTTTGGGGAACGCCTACGCCAAGCGCCCGTTGCTGCGCGATGTCCTGGCGTTCCGTCAAGCATGGGTATACTATGTTGCGATGGTCATCGACGTCATCGTGCGATTCAACTGGATCTTCTATGCCATCTTCACGAGGGATATGCAGCACTCCGCGTTACTCAGCTTCTTCGTGGCGCTGTCAGAAGTCTGCCGACGAGGTATCTGGACGATCTTCCGTGTGGAGAATGAGCACTGCACCAACGTCCTGCTGTTCCGGGCGTCCAGGGATGTGCCTCTGCCATACCAGGTCTCCCTCCCGCCAGCGCAGGTTGACCAACAAGCAGATGGTGTGCCCCTGGAAGAGCAGCAACCGCAAGCACACGATGTGGAGCACGGCACCCCGTCCACTCCAGGCATGTCGGTCCGCAATCGCGGCCTCTCCCGTGTCGGCTCATTGCTGGCTTCGGCGCATGCACAGGACTTTCAGCGGAAGAAGCGTCCGGGCCAAGATCCAGGCGATCAGCCACTCCGTGGCTCAGAGGATACCCCGGATGACTCCACTGACGATGAATACCACGACGGCAGAGCGtccttggatgatgatgtgataaTGGAAGAGCTTCCGTTCCACGAGGAGCGGAACTAG
- a CDS encoding putative amino acid transporter (COG:E;~EggNog:ENOG410PJ3E;~InterPro:IPR013057;~PFAM:PF01490;~TransMembrane:11 (i34-58o64-84i105-132o158-175i182-203o215-238i259-283o295-316i367-385o391-413i477-501o)), whose translation MMDDEASVGIGSPRAGSRRHGGKGKRSIGHHGDASWVSCVINLVNTIIGAGVMAMPLAISHMGIVLGVFVILWSGMTAGFGLYLQSLCARYLERGTASFFALSQITYPNIAVIFDAAIAVKCFGVGISYLIIIGDLMPGVVQGFVGGAPDYDFLVDRHFWVTAFMLIVIPLSYLRRLDSLKYTSIAALVSMAYLVVLVVYHFVKGDTMEDRGPVRVIHWAGPVPTLSSLPVIVFAFTCHQNMFSILNEIGNNSHFRTTGVVLASIGSSAATYILVAITGYLSFGNSVGGNIVSMYPPGLWATIGRAAIVMLVMFSYPLQCHPCRASVDAVLRWRPKSSSNSDTSPHRNPLLGQRGGRTAEPMSDLRFSIITTTILVLSYIVAMTVSSLEAVLAYVGSTGSTSISFILPGLFYYKISSPDSPHHQRLMKEDDEAAEGMLSDDSNDEDGEESVQARPLTDSGILRRGKRHWRRTLLRKLSLALVVYGVVVMVVCLITNSVFIASH comes from the exons ATGATGGACGACGAAGCTTCCGTCGGGATTGGCTCCCCTCGAGCCGGTTCTCGAAG ACACGGCGGCAAAGGGAAACGAAGCATCGGACATCATGGCGATGCCAGCTGGGTCAGCTGTGTGATCAACTTGGTCAACACAA TTATCGGTGCCGGTGTTATGGCCATGCCGCTAGCCATCTCTCACATGGGAATCGTCCTCGGTGTCTTTGTGATTCTGTGGTCAGGAATGACCGCAGGTTTCGGTCTATATCTCCAGTCTTTATGTGCCCGATATCTCGAACGAGGCACTgcatccttcttcgccttatCCCAGATCACCTATCCTAATATCGCTGTCATCTTCGATGCCGCCATTGCGGTCAAATGCTTCGGAGTCGGTATCAGctacctcatcatcattggcGATCTGATGCCGGGCGTGGTTCAAGGATTCGTTGGAGGTGCTCCCGACTATGACTTTTTGGTGGACCGGCATTTCTGGGTAACGGCCTTCAT GCTCATCGTTATCCCTCTCTCATACCTCCGTCGCTTGGATTCGCTCAAATACACAAGTATTGCAGCTCTGGTCTCGATGGCCTATTTGGTGGTATTGGTCGTATACCACTTTGTGAAAGGGGACACCATGGAGGACCGTGGTCCGGTTCGAGTGATTCACTGGGCAGGCCCTGTGCCTACCCTCAGCAGTCTGCCTGTCATTGTTTTCGCGTTTACATGCCATCAGAAC ATGTTCTCAATTTTGAACGAGATCGGCAACAACAGCCATTTCCGAACCACCGGTGTTGTCCTGGCCAGTATCGGTAGTTCTGCCGCCACATACATTCTTGTCGCTATCACTGGGTACCTCTCCTTTGGAAACAGTGTCGGCGGAAATATCGTGAGCATGTACCCACCGGGTCTTTGGGCTACGATTGGCCGCGCTGCTATCGTCATGCTTGTCATGTTCTCGTATCCTCTTCAGTGCCACCCGTGCCGGGCCTCCGTTGACGCAGTGCTGCGCTGGAGGCCCAAGTCCTCGTCCAATAGCGACACCTCCCCTCATCGGAACCCTCTTCTGGGCCAGAGGGGCGGCCGAACTGCGGAGCCGATGAGTGACCTCCGATTCTCGATCATTACGACTACCATCCTTGTACTGAGCTACATTGTGGCCATGACTGTGTCTTCTTTGGAAGCTGTTCTTGCCTATGTCGGCAGCACAGGAAGCACCAGCATTAGTTTTATCCTCCCGGGATTATTCTACTACAAGATCTCCTCTCCCGACTCGCCCCACCACCAGCGTCTGATgaaagaagacgacgaagcaGCGGAAGGTATGCTGTCCGACGATAGCAACgacgaagatggagaagagagcgTGCAGGCACGCCCCCTAACCGACAGCGGCATCCTCCGCCGAGGAAAACGCCACTGGCGCCGAACCCTACTACGAAAGTTGAGTTTGGCACTCGTAGTATACGGAGTGGTGGTTATGGTCGTATGCCTGATCACGAACTCTGTTTTCATTGCTTCTCACTAG
- a CDS encoding uncharacterized protein (COG:S;~EggNog:ENOG410PX45), with amino-acid sequence MWLPINAGDTTPLVLDESTRTLYSRAISNPSSLTDQERRLITYRPPPDEEDTLCRNACGLSMGELIAKAINSSNNTGNDIPLSSLGLSHEEASLLTTGVVEGQSGRILSEVARLSPEDRDLKARAIVAARTDDIRAAMEVAHRVLQRWRKVELAAANALNDDDIRNILFALKVPWQEHVLQSSSASARDSVPGCESGLGEAGGRFGLVVFYPKEEEEEEEEEEEEEEEEEEEEEEEEEEGRLPEYKSLIGTAVSHGLHYSARLIKNETRDRFALHWVAVPGSTRNNSMDPSALRRRFSTMLPNGEIPAGFRRDAFLYVNDEAFRSRETTRPYIWLAEPEPQSEAKREPEPEPEPEPEIKMGSGTGSGTGAATGAQSEALQPLKVDIKHIAPTLFARLVQRDLQGEARRKPYRHTSELTRLHAAVNAKFREDRDGIWPPPARFQ; translated from the coding sequence ATGTGGCTTCCCATCAATGCTGGAGATACCACCCCTCTAGTCCTAGATGAATCAACACGCACCCTCTACAGCCGCGCCAtatccaatccctcctcactAACAGATCAAGAACGTCGACTCATCACCTACCGCCCCCCaccagacgaggaagacaccCTCTGTCGAAATGCCTGCGGCTTGTCCATGGGCGAACTAATTGCCAAAGCCATCAATAGCAGCAATAACACCGGCAATGACATCCCACTTAGCAGCCTCGGCCTAAGCCATGAGGAAGCCAGTCTCTTAACGACCGGCGTAGTCGAGGGACAATCGGGCCGTATCCTGTCCGAGGTGGCGCGCCTTTCTCCCGAAGATAGGGACCTTAAGGCTCGAGCTATAGTAGCGGCGAGGACAGACGATATTCGGGCTGCTATGGAGGTGGCGCACAGGGTTCTGCAGCGATGGCGAAAGGTGGAATTGGCGGCGGCCAACGCgttgaatgatgatgacattaGGAATATTCTGTTTGCCTTGAAGGTTCCCTGGCAGGAGCATGTACTGCAATCCAGTTCAGCTTCAGCGCGTGATTCTGTTCCTGGTTGTGAATCTGGCCTTGGTGAAGCAGGTGGTCGCTTTGGTCTCGTGGTATTCTAcccgaaagaagaagaagaagaagaggaggaggaggaggaggaggaggaggaggaggaggaggaggaggaggaggaggaagaagaagggcgcCTTCCAGAATATAAATCCCTAATCGGAACGGCTGTTTCCCATGGACTACACTATTCAGCGAGGTTGATTAAGAACGAGACGAGAGACCGGTTCGCATTGCACTGGGTGGCTGTTCCAGGTAGTACTCGGAATAACAGTATGGACCCTAGTGCACTACGGCGCAGGTTCAGCACAATGCTCCCAAACGGCGAGATTCCTGCTGGCTTTCGACGTGATGCTTTCCTCTATGTGAATGACGAGGCTTTCCGCTCGCGTGAAACAACACGGCCGTATATCTGGTTAGCTGAGCCTGAACCCCAGTCAGAGGCAAAGagagagccagagccagagccagagccagagccagaaatTAAGATGGGAAGCGGGACTGGGAGCGGGACTGGAGCTGCGACTGGAGCTCAGTCCGAGGCTTTACAACCCCTAAAAGTCGACATCAAGCATATCGCCCCGACATTGTTTGCGCGGTTGGTACAGCGCGATCTCCAGGGCGAGGCGAGACGGAAGCCCTATCGACATACCTCGGAGCTGACCAGGTTGCATGCGGCCGTCAATGCGAAATTTAGGGAGGACAGAGATGGGATATGGCCGCCACCTGCTCGATTCCAGTAG
- a CDS encoding alpha/beta hydrolase (COG:I;~EggNog:ENOG410PQ09;~InterPro:IPR003140,IPR029058;~PFAM:PF02230;~go_function: GO:0016787 - hydrolase activity [Evidence IEA]), with translation MPPTPPTPSHFPPHLTLTITPPSSTSTSPNTSPNILLLLHGLGDTSQNLTTLARALNLPETTVLTLQAPSPLPFDLGGFHWGDDIAFSPAGDLDMDAGFTRSTNTIIKEVIIDTLLKKCGYRGRDIVVFGIGQGGMVGLEVARHFKNSSEGKVDEEELGGVVSIGAPVGLSGKAPATGSGKSRTPVLIVAGKEDGGERSTAVTAAGVRRTKEWFEFVEVSRYKRRGDGMPRNAEEMRPVMEFLARRLRSYKGVPEGSVELS, from the coding sequence ATgccacccaccccccctaccccctcccacttccccccGCACCTAACCCTAACCATCACgcccccctcatccacctccacctccccaaacacctcccccaacatccttctcctcctccacggccTCGGCGACACAAGCCAAAACCTCACAACATTAGCCCGCGCCCTCAACCTGCCCGAAACCACCGTCCTAACGCTCCAAGCCCCCAGCCCGCTCCCCTTCGACCTGGGCGGCTTCCACTGGGGCGACGACATCGCATTCAGCCCAGCAGGGGACCTAGACATGGACGCCGGATTCACGCGCTCCACGAATACCATAATCAAGGAGGTGATTATCGACACATTGCTGAAGAAGTGCGGGTACCGGGGTAGGGATATTGTGGTGTTTGGGATCGGGCAGGGCgggatggtggggttggaggttgCTAGGCATTTCAAGAACTCCTCGGAAGGaaaggtggatgaggaggagctgggagGTGTGGTGTCGATTGGGGCGCCGGTGGGGTTATCTGGAAAGGCACCTGCGACTGGCAGTGGGAAGAGTAGGACGCCGGTTTTGATTGTTGCGGGCAAggaagatggaggggagaggagtaCGGCGGTTACTGCGGCTGGGGTGAGGAGGACGAAGGAGTGGTTTGAGTTTGTGGAGGTGAGTAGGTATAAGAGgcgtggggatgggatgccGAGGAAtgcggaggagatgaggcCTGTGATGGAGTTTTTGGccaggaggttgaggagttATAAGGGGGTGCCGGAGGGGAGTGTTGAACTTAGTTGA
- a CDS encoding putative short chain dehydrogenase/reductase family oxidoreductase (COG:Q;~EggNog:ENOG410QE03;~InterPro:IPR036291,IPR002347,IPR020904;~PFAM:PF00106,PF13561;~go_function: GO:0016491 - oxidoreductase activity [Evidence IEA];~go_process: GO:0055114 - oxidation-reduction process [Evidence IEA]): MSFAVQGRAAIVTGAGSGINLCFAKLLLEHGCNVLFADLALRPEAKTLVDQYSAKGKTPRAVFQRTDVTDWQQLERMFEVAEQEFGELDIVCPGAGIFEPHWTNFWRPPGTPESRDPRYGGRYALLDINLTHPIRTTQLAIAHFLRHGNKQRRKHIVHISSIAGQNPNFIAPIYVATKHGINGLVRSLAGLDQECGIRITAVAPGVIKTPLWTDHPEKLKVVNEGADAWVTPEEVAQVMLALIQQDKVSGIIGDQSGRGPQYPVSGGTILEVSKTVRAVEPFNDAGPGDRPGNTVSDNSAVINETLGLLSQPGWGVPKL, from the exons ATGTCCTTCGCCGTTCAAGGCCGAGCTGCTATCGTGACGGGGGCAGGTTCAG GAATTAACCTGTGCTTCGCCAAACTTCTCCTCGAACATGGATGCAATGTCCTGTTCGCCGATCTAGCTCTACGTCCAGAGGCAAAGACGCTAGTGGATCAATACTCAGCGAAGGGGAAGACGCCACGAGCCGTCTTCCAGCGGACCGATGTGACCGATTGGCAACAGCTCGAGCGCATGTTCGAGGTAGCAGAGCAGGAATTTGGAGAGCTCGATATTGTGTGTCCTGGCGCAGGTATCTTTGAACCG CACTGGACCAACTTCTGGCGTCCTCCGGGAACCCCTGAAAGCCGTGACCCGCGGTATGGAGGCCGCTATGCCCTCCTCGATATCAATCTCACGCATCCGATTCGTACGACACAGCTAGCCATTGCCCATTTTCTACGCCATGGGAACAAGCAGCGACGCAAGCACATCGTCCACATCTCCAGTATTGCCGGCCAGAACCCCAACTTCATCGCCCCGATTTATGTTGCCACGAAACACGGCATCAATGGTTTGGTACGGTCGTTGGCTGGCCTGGACCAGGAGTGCGGAATCCGTATCACAGCTGTTGCGCCGGGAGTTATCAAGACGCCGTTGTGGACGGACCATCCTGAAAAGCTCAAGGTAGTGAATGAAGGGGCGGATGCATGGGTAACTCCAGAAGAAGTAGCACAGGTCATGCTGGCGCTTATCCAACAGGACAAGGTGAGCGGTATCATTGGGGATCAGAGTGGTCGTGGTCCCCAGTACCCAGTCAGTGGTGGAACTATCCTGGAGGTCTCCAAGACAGTTCGGGCAGTAGAGCCTTTCAATGATGCTGGGCCTGGAGATCGTCCAGGAAATACGGTCTCCGATAACAGTGCAGTGATTAACGAGACACTTGGTCTGCTGTCGCAGCCTGGATGGGGAGTGCCCAAGttgtag
- a CDS encoding DUF3759 domain-containing protein (COG:S;~EggNog:ENOG410PQZQ;~InterPro:IPR022234;~PFAM:PF12585): MAWGWDQSDDAHRQVYENKHEGHLSHELLAGAASFAGMKAWEDHQRKQGKTVSHAFAKEALAAVVGAEVDKLAETKGMDEVDKIKAREHAKKNAHHMYEEHYERGHGAPEFDPGRFPPPDRFEGRRGGW, from the exons atggcctgggGCTGGG ATCAATCCGACGACGCTCACCGTCAGGTGTACGAGAACAAGCACGAGGGTCACCTGTCCCACGAGCTCCTTGCCGGTGCCGCTTCCTTCGCTGGCATGAAGGCCTGGGAGGACCACCAGCGCAAGCAGG GAAAGACCGTCAGCCACGCTTTCGCCAAGGAGGCCCTCGCCGCCGTTGTTGGCGCTGAGGTCGACAAGCTCGCCGAGACTAAGGGCATGGACGAGGTCGACAAGATCAAGGCCCGCGAGCACGCCAAGAAGAACGCTCACCACATGTATGAGGAGCACTACGAGCGCGGACACGGTGCCCCCGAGTTCGACCCCGGCCGCTTCCCTCCCCCTGACCGCTTCGAGGGCCGCCGTGGTGGCTGGTAA